Proteins encoded by one window of Cloeon dipterum chromosome 4, ieCloDipt1.1, whole genome shotgun sequence:
- the LOC135943793 gene encoding alpha-latrocrustotoxin-Lt1a-like: protein MDSDEFKKLIIIKSALTEWYTVNKKTFIDFQRDSLTPLQVAGMIDGVDMCRHFIEKGADFNVKCKELDATLMHCAALNEQHGLELIDYFSSLGLKLDAKDKFGDEPLQYAIKMNNSKVVQKLHSLNCPEEESNKNKPESRYHSSLAKMVMEQDKGLLNDFGVTGRSAIHLAAMLGDLDICKWLLNEGADVRSLTKNEYEDSVLHCAALNKSHGKELVQYFVSEHCFDVNAKDKLGFTPLHFALFKENIETVEELLQRGADIAVKRAANDSNDLENLMHCCVRWNKLKSAKFLQEKKRNLVKDLRTLCGYGYTSLHIATMNADLDMCKWLVDECGMDPHALARKQKLSILEYAACNMTHGKELITYFVKKHALDVNRKDEFGYTPLHQAFYVNNIVAAEELLNLLELN, encoded by the coding sequence ATGGACTCagacgaatttaaaaaattaattatcataaaatCCGCACTGACTGAATGGTATACTGTGAACAAGAAAACGTTCATCGACTTCCAAAGAGACTCATTGACACCTCTGCAGGTCGCTGGGATGATCGATGGAGTCGATATGTGTCgacatttcattgaaaaaggCGCCGATTTCAATGTTAAATGTAAAGAACTCGACGCCACGCTGATGCACTGCGCTGCCCTGAACGAACAGCACGGATTGGAACTGATCGATTACTTTTCATCTCTGGGTTTGAAGCTGGACGCAAAAGACAAGTTTGGAGATGAACCACTTCAATACGCaatcaaaatgaataattcgaAGGTTGTTCAGAAACTGCACTCATTAAACTGCCCCGAGGAAGAGAGTAACAAGAACAAACCTGAATCTCGATACCACTCAAGTTTAGCCAAAATGGTGATGGAACAGGATAAAGGGCTGCTGAATGATTTCGGTGTGACGGGAAGATCAGCAATTCACCTTGCAGCTATGCTCGGCGATCTTGACATATGCAAGTGGCTTTTGAACGAAGGCGCCGACGTTCGATCTTTGACAAAGAATGAATACGAGGACAGCGTGCTTCACTGTGCCGCATTGAACAAATCGCACGGCAAAGAACTTGTGCAGTATTTCGTTTCCGAGCATTGCTTTGACGTGAACGCGAAAGACAAACTTGGGTTCACGCCTCTccattttgcattgttcaaGGAAAACATCGAGACTGTCGAAGAATTGTTGCAACGCGGCGCAGACATAGCAGTAAAAAGGGCCGCCAATGACTCCAacgatttggaaaatttgatgcACTGCTGTGTAAGGTggaacaaattgaaaagtgctaaatttttgcaagaaaagaaaCGAAATCTGGTAAAAGACCTCCGCACCCTCTGCGGGTATGGATATACATCTCTTCACATCGCAACAATGAATGCAGACTTGGACATGTGCAAATGGTTGGTGGACGAATGCGGAATGGACCCTCATGCTTTGgctagaaaacaaaaattgtctaTTTTGGAATACGCCGCATGCAACATGACACATGGAAAGGAATTAATTACATATTTCGTCAAGAAGCATGCACTCGATGTGAACAGGAAAGACGAATTTGGATACACACCACTGCACCAGGCGTTTTATGTTAACAATATTGTTGCTGCCGAAGAATTG